A genomic segment from Nicotiana tabacum cultivar K326 chromosome 9, ASM71507v2, whole genome shotgun sequence encodes:
- the LOC107808484 gene encoding CASP-like protein PIMP1 translates to MEFELPQYDFNEKPRSLSKLPLVTLAARIITIACALVSVVVLKSNNVTLDKGAKLEYDYFRSYRYMLGVMVAGIIYNTLHIPFAAYYLIAKKRLLGHHSFRQFEFYGDKITFGILATAAGAALGATVDLQKVVYTDNNSKIHDFLGLMYIPDAFLVAAFVSSGISSVLSSLSLRKNE, encoded by the exons ATGGAGTTCGAGTTACCTCAGTATGACTTTAATGAAAAGCCTCGTTCTTTATCAAAGTTGCCATTGGTTACCCTAGCAGCAAGGATCATAACCATAGCTTGTGCTCTGGTCTCAGTTGTTGTGCTGAAGAGTAATAACGTTACTTTAGATAAAGGAGCCAAACTTGAGTACGATTATTTCCGCTCATACAG GTACATGCTTGGTGTAATGGTAGCAGGAATTATCTACAACACATTGCATATTCCCTTCGCAGCCTATTACCTGATAGCAAAGAAACGTCTCCTAGGCCATCACAGCTTTCGCCAGTTTGAATTTTATGGTGATAAG ATTACATTTGGCATACTAGCAACAGCAGCTGGAGCAGCACTAGGTGCAACCGTGGATTTACAAAAAGTTGTTTATACAGATAATAACTCAAAGATACATGACTTCTTGGGACTGATGTACATCCCAGATGCATTTCTTGTAGCTGCATTTGTGAGCTCTGGAATTTCTTCTGTCctatcctctctgagtcttcgCAAGAATGAATGA
- the LOC142163984 gene encoding uncharacterized protein LOC142163984: MDWLSPYYAVLDCHANIVTLVITKLPRLEWRGSFFNTSSQVIYFLKALHMDEKGCLSYLAFVRDTTTETPTIDSVPVVQKFSDVFPGYLPSMPPDHDINFGPDLVSGTQPISILPYRMAPVELRELKEELEELFEKGFIRPSVSH, encoded by the coding sequence atggactggttatctccgtaCTATGCCGTTCTCGACTGCCATGCAAATATTGTTACCTTAGTGATTACaaagttgcctagattggagtggaggggCTCATTTTTCAATACATCCAGTCAGGTTATCTATTTCTTGAAGGCTCTACATATGGacgagaagggttgtttgtccTATCTAGCCTTTGTTCGAGATACTACTACGGAGACTCCGACGATAGATTCAGTGCCCGTGGTGCAGAAGTTTTCCGATGTATTTCCTGGTTATCTAccaagcatgccaccagatcatgaTATCAATTTCGGTCCTGATTTGGTGTCAGgcacccagcctatctctattttgCCTTATCGTATGGCTCCAGTGGAGTTGAGGGAGTTGAAGGAGGAGCTTGAGGAGTTGTTCGAGAAGGGATTCATCAGGCCGAGTGTGTCTCAttag